Within the Flavobacterium sp. 9R genome, the region TTGCCACCACTTTAGAGCCTTATATTTTATTGAATGAATTTGCTTTATTGCGAGTAAATTACATCAACCAAGTAGGTGCTTTTATGGATTGGGGAATGGAGAAAGATATTTTGGTTCCTTTCAAAGAGCAAGCGCGTCCTATGGAAAAAGGAAAGCGTTATTTAGTGTATTTGTATATGGATGAAAAAACAAATCGTTTGGTCGCTTCTAGTAAAACCAATCAGTTTTTGAGTAATGATGTGCTTACAGTTGAAAAAGGAGAAGAAGTAGATTTAATCGTTTCGCATATTACCGAAATTGGGATTAACGTAATCATCAACGAAAAACATAAAGGATTACTCTACAAAGATGAAGTATACGATGATGCTATTCGAACTGGGGACAGAATGAGAGGCTACATCAAAAATATTCGTCCTGATAATAAGATTGATGTTTCGTTGCAAATTCAAGGGTATCAAAATATTGAACCCAATGCTGAAAAGATTTTGAATGAATTAAGAGCAAGTCGCGGTTTCTTACGTTTAAATGATAATTCTCATCCAGAAGACATCAAAACGGTTTTGAAGATGAGTAAAAAAACATTCAAAAAAGCCATTGGTGCTTTGTACAGAGATAAAGTAATTGAGATTAAAGAAGACGGAATTTATTTGATTCAAGAATAATTCTAACGGCATAAAATAAAAAAAAGGCTAATCGATATACGGTTAGCCTTTTCTCTTTTGATGACAAGATTGTCTTCAAAAAGGATGCATTCATAAGGTCTTTGTATCACCTGAAAAACAACAGTTATTAATATAAAGGAACTGCTTGTAATAGATTAACTTAAGTGTAAAATACCTGTTGAATGTTTTGTCTTTAAATGGAATTTTCGATTGGTTCAGAATACTAGAATTAACCTTGCAATAAAACCATTAGTCTATTATATATATTGTAAGGATTCAATTTCAGTTAAACTCCCTTATTTCTTTTAGGCAACCAAATTGAAAACACTTATTGTTGACTGTAGGTGCTACTATTAT harbors:
- a CDS encoding S1 RNA-binding domain-containing protein, with translation MIQIGKYNTLTILRDTKVGLFLGNPEQDPEGIHDILLPNKYVPNEFEIGEELIVFVYLDHEQRPVATTLEPYILLNEFALLRVNYINQVGAFMDWGMEKDILVPFKEQARPMEKGKRYLVYLYMDEKTNRLVASSKTNQFLSNDVLTVEKGEEVDLIVSHITEIGINVIINEKHKGLLYKDEVYDDAIRTGDRMRGYIKNIRPDNKIDVSLQIQGYQNIEPNAEKILNELRASRGFLRLNDNSHPEDIKTVLKMSKKTFKKAIGALYRDKVIEIKEDGIYLIQE